The Porites lutea chromosome 11, jaPorLute2.1, whole genome shotgun sequence genome includes a region encoding these proteins:
- the LOC140951845 gene encoding coiled-coil domain-containing protein 42 homolog, which produces MTVNLEEYFRTTFEDKLLVKMPEREDDHLTPATRLLEKRREMSEVEQSLGAQKEEFQMKMESLQQRGEELERKEFQLKESLLKFDKFLKENDSKRARALKKAAEEREMRRAKDREIARLKEETSALMKERDHIQYKLEKNVIFQQYLEKVLEAAEEFQEIREVIARYDTLTATHQDLLERETKNQEKYEKEKGRLVKFTEEKNNEILNYNNQLAHLQTKLERAQSVAVKWESQWTHIQNTAAKKTLLLGRIKMATHNLFMLVNRHLKQNTVIEVTEKQLEKIQVFIQDLTQITNEIKRAETAATNAPSAMS; this is translated from the exons ATGACTGTGAACTTGGAAGAATATTTTAGAACTACATTTGAGGATAAACTCCTCGT CAAAATGCCCGAGCGGGAGGACGATCATCTTACACCAGCCACTCGGCTTCTAGAAAAGAGACGAGAAATGTCGGAAGTGGAACAATCATTAGGAGCTCAGAAAGAG GAATTTCAAATGAAAATGGAAAGTCTTCAACAAAGAGGAGAAGAACTTGAGAGGAAGGAGTTTCAGCTGAAAGAATCATTGTTAAAATTTGATAAATTCTTAAAG GAAAACGACTCTAAGAGAGCAAGGGCTCTAAAAAAGGCAGCAGAAGAAAGGGAGATGAGAAGGGCAAAAGACAGAGAAATTGCAAG GTTGAAAGAGGAAACATCAGCTTTAATGAAAGAGCGAGATCATATTCAGTATAAGTTAGAAAAGAATGTCATTTTTCAACAGTACCTTGAAAAAGTTCTGGAGGCTGCTGAAGAG TTTCAGGAAATCCGTGAAGTGATAGCTAGATATGATACACTCACAGCAACCCATCAG gATCTATTAGAGAGGGAAACAAAGAATCAAGAAAAATATGAGAAAGAAAAGGGAAGATTGGTGAAATTCACAGAG gaAAAGAACAACGAAATACTAAACTACAACAACCag TTAGCGCATTTACAGACCAAACTTGAGCGAGCTCAGAGTGTAGCAGTCAAATGGGAATCGCAATGGACTCACATACAAAACACCGCCGCCAAGAAAACTCTGCTTTTAGGGAGAATAAAAAT GGCAACACATAATCTGTTTATGCTGGTCAACAGACATCTAAAGCAAAACACCGTAATAGAAGTCACAGAGAAACAGCTGGAAAAG attcAAGTATTTATCCAGGATCTGACACAAATCACTAATGAAATCAAAAGAGCGGAAACAGCGGCCACTAATGCCCCATCAGCAATGAGCTGA